One Watersipora subatra chromosome 4, tzWatSuba1.1, whole genome shotgun sequence genomic window carries:
- the LOC137393963 gene encoding uncharacterized protein produces the protein MVRNYKRKTERGASKENIDAALKFWSEGATLDQTVDTYKISATTLKRHRKNAGEGYVRCKTVKMVFSEAMEQTLATHLKDLDSRFHGLTPVKCRELAYEYAINNRTEVKVPESWHTNKSAGKDWLAAFMKRHKLSIRTPEATSLARQSAFNRPAVNLFFDKLKEVTARFQILPQNIYNLDETGVTTVQNPGKVISVMGKKQVGATASQERGELVTMCCAVNAIGNSLPPFYIFPRVNMKQHFLNGAPASAKGVACKTGYMNSDIFTNEYLPFFISHAKPCSSEPTLLILDNHSSHISLQSIELCKEKHIILLTLPPHTSHRLQPLDRSVYGPLKRYLNSTMDEWQRSNPGRAITIYEMAQLSGVAFTKSVTNANIIAGFSATGIYPYNADIFDDSEFLPADATDQPDPERHQPQPDAEPQPDARHQPDNEPQSDPEPHVEPQASTSTHPSPSSSNIHVGEPIPSTSAQTPIEQRRVSTSHITPEQLMPLPKAGIRQKKNTKRRKVASAILTDTPEKNRIAEHAAAKVSKQPAKRRKTTPIPESSDDDDILPIALTDSESGEDPFDPEQQQEDLGEITKGCYVLVKYPAGRKTIFYAGFVLDVKEDDRFEVNFLHKVSSSRQCAFQYPDKEDRDCIPKDDIVLNLGDPVSTGGTLRAIRRIMFNVDLSKFYDDLR, from the exons ATGGTTAGGAATTATAAACGCAAGACAGAGAGAGGGGCCAGCAAAGAGAACATTGATGCTGCGCTCAAGTTTTGGAGTGAAGGGGCTACTTTAGACCAAACAGTAGATACTTATAAAATTTCAGCTACCACGCTTAAAAGACATCGAAAGAATGCTGGTGAGGGCTATGTCCGTTGTAAAACAGTGAAGATGGTGTTTAGCGAAGCCATGGAACAAACATTAGCTACACATCTTAAAGACCTAGACTCGCGATTCCATGGCTTAACACCTGTTAAGTGTCGTGAGTTAGCATATGAATATGCTATCAACAACAGAACCGAAGTAAAAGTACCTGAGAGCTGGCACACAAATAAGTCAGCTGGCAAAGATTGGCTTGCTGCTTTTATGAAGAGACACAAGTTATCAATAAGAACACCAGAGGCCACTTCGTTAGCCAGACAGTCAGCATTTAATAGGCCAGCAGTTAACCTGTTCTTCGACAAGCTCAAAGAAGTAACTGCTAG ATTCCAAATATTACCACAGAATATCTACAACCTAGACGAGACTGGTGTGACCACGGTTCAGAACCCTGGAAAAGTGATAAGTGTGATGGGAAAAAAGCAAGTAGGAGCTACTGCATCTCAGGAGCGTGGTGAACTGGTTACAATGTGTTGTGCTGTAAACGCTATCGGTAATTCTCTACCACCGTTCTACATTTTCCCAAGGGTGAATATGAAACAACACTTTCTAAATGGGGCTCCTGCAAGTGCAAAGGGAGTGGCTTGTAAAACTGGGTATATGAACAGCGATATATTTACAAATGAATACTTACCATTCTTCATTAGTCATGCAAAGCCATGCAGCAGCGAACCAACTCTGCTAATTCTTGACAATCACAGTTCACATATATCTCTTCAGTCAATCGAATTATGCAAAGAGAAGCATATCATCTTATTAACTCTCCCTCCTCACACTTCCCACAGACTTCAGCCCCTAGATCGTAGTGTATATGGTCCTCTGAAGCGTTACCTTAACTCAACTATGGATGAATGGCAGCGAAGTAATCCTGGGCGTGCTATAACCATATATGAAATGGCACAGCTATCAGGTGTAGCTTTTACAAAGAGTGTCACAAATGCTAACATTATAGCTGGGTTTAGCGCAACAGGCATATATCCCTACAATGCAGACATATTCGACGACAGTGAGTTTCTCCCTGCTGATGCGACCGACCAACCAGATCCTGAAAGACATCAACCACAACCGGATGCAGAGCCACAACCGGATGCTAGACATCAACCAGATAATGAGCCACAGTCTGATCCAGAGCCACATGTAGAGCCACAGGCTTCTACATCTACTCATCCCTCACCTTCTTccagtaatatacatgtaggtgaacCAATACCATCAACATCTGCACAAACACCAATAGAGCAGAGGCGAGTATCAACCTCGCATATAACTCCAGAGCAGCTTATGCCATTGCCTAAAGCTGGCATTCGCCAAAAAAAGAACACCAAAAGAAGGAAAGTAGCATCTGCTATTCTAACTGATACACCGGAAAAAAACAGAATTGCAGAGCATGCTGCAGCAAAAGTATCCAAACAACCTGCAAAGAGGAGAAAAACGACACCCATTCCTGAATCCTCAGATGACGATGATATCTTGCCAATAGCATTAACGGACTCGGAGTCTGGAGAAGATCCGTTCGATCCTGAACAGCAACAGGAAGATCTGGGGGAAATTACCAAAGGCTGCTATGTGCTAGTAAAATATCCTGCTGGCAGGAAGACAATATTTTATGCCGGGTTTGTATTAGATGTTAAAGAGGATGACAGATTTGAAGTTAACTTTCTACACAAGGTCAGCAGCAGTAGACAATGTGCCTTTCAGTATCCAGATAAGGAGGACCGTGACTGCATACCTAAAGATGATATTGTGTTAAATTTGGGCGACCCAGTATCTACAGGGGGAACTTTAAGAGCAATAAGACGCATCATGTTCAACGTAGATTTGAGCAAGTTCTATGACGATCTGAGATGA